In Oncorhynchus masou masou isolate Uvic2021 chromosome 31, UVic_Omas_1.1, whole genome shotgun sequence, the sequence cgctggccactttaaggaaatgaaacacgagccactttaataatgtctctgTATCTTACATTATAAGTCCCTTAGTCACTTTAATTGTGTGTAAatattgcattactcatctcatatgaataaactgtactctatactattctacaatatcttagtcactttaattgtgtgtaaatattgcattactcatctcatatgtataaactgtactctatactattctacgatatcttagtcactttaattgtgtgtaaatagtgcattactcatctcatatgtataaactgtactctataATATTCTACGATATCTTAGTCGCTTTAATTGTGTGTAAATATTGtattacccatctcatatgtataaacagtactctatactattctacgatATCTTAGTCGCTTTAATTGTGTGTAAATATTGtattacccatctcatatgtataaacagtactctatactattctacaatATCTTAGTCGCTTTAATTGTGTGTAAATATTGtattacccatctcatatgtataaactgtactaTAAACTGTACTGGATTTACGTGTATTttgggtagttgttgtgaaactgttagatattacttgttaaatattactgcactgtcagagctagaagcacaagcatttcactacacccgcaataatatcttctaaacacgtgtatgtgaccaataaattaGATTTTGATTTGACAAGATGTGACTTATTTGGGGTCGCCGGTTTGCCTGGCGTGGGTCCCTGGGCAAGAAAATATTGAAGACCCCTGTGCTAGTACATTGATCCCATCGAGTAAATGTTAGGTAATCTAATCTGTTGTGTATCCATGGTGCTTTGGTGATGACAAAGCTTCAGCAAGATCACCTTCAAGTGATTTCTGAACTTAATCCCAACAAATGCGTAGAAGACAGGGTTGAGACAGCAGTGGGAGAAAGCAATCAGTCGACACACATAGAACCCATAGTCAAGCCATGTGCTGACCTCACAAGTATTGAAAGGTGCTACGGAGTAGTCAGTCAACAACCTCAGAAATATCACCACATTGTAAGGCGCCCAGCCAATGAAAAATACTGCCACGATACTGAAGATCAGCTTCACGGTACGATTCCTCATGTGTGACCTTGACTTGAAGATTGTCCTCAATATCCTCATGTAGCAGAACCCAATCACTGCAAAAGCAGCCAAGAAGAAGATGTTCTGTTGGTAGCTGCCCACTCTCTTCCACAGCGGATCCCAGTATTCACAGTAAAAATGGTTGTCTTCTTCATGGGGGTTCTTTTGGACAGAGCTGAAAATCAAAGCAGGAACGGCCGCCACAAAACTAACAACCCAGATGATGAGAGAGACTGTGACCCCGTAGCAGCCCCTTTGGGAACCATGGTCGGACAGAGGATGCACCACGGCCAGGTAGCGGTGGATAGTCATGATGGTCAGGAACAAAACGCTGCTGTAGAAGCCAGCGTAGAAGACAAAGGTAACGGTCTTGCAGAGGATCAGGCTAAAGGTCCAGCCCCAGATGTGGTAGGCTGCCCAGAAGGGCAGACCAAAGGTGAAAACCAGGTCAGATAGGGCCAAGTTGAGGATGAAGATGTTGGTGAGAGACTTGAGGTTCTCGTACTTGGCCAGGATGGCCAGGACCAGGATGTTGCCCGCTAGACTCAGGATAGTCACCACAGAGAAGAAGGCAGGGGTGGCGATGGAGCCAAACTTGACAACGCCGTTCTTGTTACAGACCTCGTCTGTATAACCCTCATCATATTCGTAATCGGCGCCGTTGGTTTCAATATCGCCCATGGCATGGCTGAAATCTTGAAAAGTGAATAGTGCAGATTAAATCAATTACATCACATCTTCATTCACAATACACTGTTTTTAAAGCAGCAATTCAAATAATTCAGGTGATTTAGTAACACACCTACGACTACAATTTCAGAAATATAAAAAGGCATAAAAAAGAGAACACCTGAAACAGCAacaattaaaatgtaaaaaatgtatattgTTTTTGCTCTATAGTTTTGTTTGGGTTTAACTCTAGAATGAAGTTTGAAAATTTTTGCTTACTATATCATTAACCAAATCAAACTTACCTGTCGTACCCGTCATAATGGTTTAGCGTGATGGCCCTCGCTGTCCTTGCTAGGCTACACAATGATATGAGGACAGGGGAGTTGTGATGAAGTTAAGGTACTGCATCTCTGTTATAAACTCCCCCCATAACGTTTCTTCTTCCTCTACAGCTCCAGCGTAAGACCGGACAAAGGCCggacaaaaaaaaaatcagatttgTTATTTTTGGGCCAATATATGCGGCGCTTTGGTTGTAATGAACTGTCCGTTCTCCCTTTATAATACACTGTTGTCTTTCTCAAGTTGATGCGCAAGAGACCAAACCACCACAGATCAAGCGCTCAGATCATGTTCGAGTCTTGGATTGGACAGTGAAACGCACACCCTCGCACCTGCAGCCGACGTGCAGATGTTTCATTTTTCCCTCGTGCAGTCATCGCTGAAACCAGCGCAAATTCCTACTGTTGTTGTGTCCAGATTAAACGTGGGACGTCCCTCATTATAAACAAACAGTAGGTTAAATTAACGGTTATTAGTTAatgcatattttttattttattagaaGTGATTATTGGATGAAACAACAATGTCATTGAACCAATGGACTGGCCAGAGATCAGGGCATTAATCAGCAAAGACGCAGAGCAAGCTGATTAGTATTTTGGACAACAAAATTGAAGTCAAAATGATCGATGAAATCTTAGTGTGTCAGctgcagtggcgattttagcctGTAAATCTTGGCGGGGCAAAAAAAAAAtggtgggatgcatgccagcaaagccactacacaccactacacagtacattaattgcactataacggtgacaaacggtgcccacaaactgttaaggCCTAAATAAAGctttcccaacagcagagtcccaacagcagacccaacaccttaccactgctacacctggctatcagcggagccttgtcttgCAGCAAAACAGGTCATTCAGCCCCATTTACtgccattaaaaaaaacatagctgatatgggtGACTTGCTTAagcaaatgtggtttctactgacaattgagatgtacaaactatggcataatggGATGACAAgaggataagaggcaatctgtaatttcgattaagacattcaggagcgagctaggacggacgtagtcaataactatttgttcagtacttttgaaatgtacagagacagaattcagaacatgggccattcttacagtgttctccctgtacaccaagtcagaaccgtaggataaataaagggtgcATTCATATAAGCAgtcaatgaaagctcttacaatatttgatgattacatttctcataAACAGgtaataggctacatgtgcacacCAAGTCAGAAgagtaggcaaaattaagaggtgaaTATAGGTCAaatgattagggtgaggcacatgggctactaacagcttacgacacaacatacacttagtattttttttattagCTATAGCAtgcatatctccctggcatattacatcatttatgcagtaGCATGCAAGACAGTTTTGgacaccttgttgtgctgtgtttACTTGGACAGGAAGGTGACGTGgcagtccttcgtgggcaaattttctaatcaaactttgtcatcaaagtccgacattctctggatttatggggCTTTCAAGACTGGGAACTCAAGAGAAAAAATGGTtaaatcatgatgacgtcagtgatcttcaggtcgtagctctagaaagaggcccgagttccgaATTTacaattccaagttggatgaaagttcaaaacgtattttcccagtcgtagctAATTTTCcatgagttcccagttgtcttgaactcacttaAGTCAGATTTTACAGTTccaagttaacagttgttttgagcgcacCACAAATCATGATTCATTGATAgcatggtgtcacgccctggccatagagagggttttattctctattttggttaggccagggtgtgactagggtgggcattctggtttctttatttctatgtttttctgtttctatgttttggccgggtatggttctcaatcagggacagctgtctatcgttgtctctgattgggaatcatacttagacAGCCTTTTTCCCTTATGTTTTTGTGGGAagttatctttgttagtggcactatatcCCTTGTAAGCTTCATGGTCGTttctttgtttcttgttttgttggcgacatttataataataaacaaaaatgtacgctcaccacgctgcactttggtcaaCTTCTTCAGACGATCGTGAcacatggccaatgttgaattaTAATtctaaactatcaaaataaacccttaatcttagacttggtaccacacagccactccactgaaaaGCAGActaatgattgctttgcaatgcttgcagttagccactgattcatTCCAAACcattcattgttgaatttgcgattttcaacttgttgtgtaatgtttatgtccaatggccgttGAGCatcgatacgttttatctatcatttctcttcattatttctcttcatataaCAAGGAtttaaaaggatttgccagtagattgtcaacctGATTAATGATGATGACTgcaagctaagattttgaaagtataacctgaaaccccacctcttcaaggaatacctaggataggataaagcaatccttctcaccccccttaaatgatttagatgcactattgtaaagtggctgttccactgatgtcagaaggtgaattcaccaatttgtaagtcgctctggataagagcgtctgctaaatgacttaaatgtaaatgtaaataatattGACAGTCCAATCAAAGATACTGTAGATACAGCGTGATTTGACTTAAtattatctgtggccaatgaccttgagcctttttGGTTGggaacttctaatgtaactctatgacagcacccaaggggctagaTTTTTCGAGGTCGACCCTTAGGCGTTGACGTAGTGtctccatgagtgacagaacactgagccaatcacagcgcaatgctctgtattttctgctggcttgccccaccacaaAAAGCACTgagctatttttattttacctttatttaactaggcaagtcagttaagaacaaattcttattttcaatgacggcctagggttaactgcctgttcaggggcagaacgacagatttgtaccttgtcagctcggggatttgaacttgcaacctttcgttactagtccaacgctctaaccactagcctaccctgccaTCCTAATGCTGAAAcagctgcattttggagctgccttactcaagtaAACAAAAATATGCACATGCTGCCAAAGGGAACAGCTACTTCCTGAGAGAAATGTATCAGTTTCTAACTGATGACAAAGAGGTCAGCAAACAATGAAGAACAGGGCCTACTTGATGAGAGAGTATCCTTATTCCTCCTTGATGGTGATGACCCAGACTTGATCATGGATTTAAGGAAGCTGAATGGCAAACCACAATCCTCATTCCAGCCCTTTTGGGATGAAGTACAGAAGTATTTTAACGAATACACAGTTTAGGTCAAAGATCAGACATGGGGAGTACTTGTACTTACCTCTTCCTATATCAGCTGAGGACTTGCGTGACACAGTGGAAAAGCGGCTTCCACCAGAAACTAAAATCAGctcccatctcatatgtataaactgtattctctactatgccactgtatcttagtccaatgccactctgacatatgtatatatattcttaatccattccttacttagatttacgtgtattttgggtatatgttgtgaaactgttagatattacttgttagatattagtgcactgtcggagctagaatcacaagcatttcgctacacccgcaataacatctgttaaatacgtatacagtatgtgaccaacaacatttgatttgatttgattttaagagGGCAGTTTACACCCAACAATCATGGTCCATGTCTGCTCTCTAGTACACAGGAAGGTTTGACCTCAAGGTCATGGTCCAGTCTTGGATGATAAAAAAGGGACGTCAAGACTCATAGTTTGTTGCAGTACAGTGGAACTACATTAAACAGTTTTCCTGCTTGTGGCAGAAGGACTGTGAAAAGTTATGTGTGGATGATAAGGCAATCATCCCTGGCCAGCCTATAGGGACCTGTAACAGAGGCAGACATCCAAGCATTGCTCCTGTGAGTGGGCCAGTTCTAGCAGCTGCCGACcatgattcaaatcaaatcaaagtttatttgtcacgtgcgccgaatacaacaggtgtggtagaccttacagtgaaatgcttactgacaggctctaaccaatagtgcaaaaatttattaggtgaacaataggtaagtatagaaataaaacaacagtaaaaagacaggctataaaagtagtgaggctacatacagacaccggttagtcaggctgattgaggtagtatgtacatgtaggtatggttaaagagagtagcagtagtgtaaaaagaggtgttggcgggtggtgggacacaatgcagatagcccggatTGCcactgtgcgggagcactggttgctcggcccaattgaggtagtatgtacatgaatgtatagttaaagtgactatgcatataagataaacagagagtagcagcagcgtaaaaagagggtttggggggagtgtttgggggggcacacaatgcaaatattttgggtagccatttgattacctgttcaggagtcttctggcttgggggtaaaatctgttgtgaagcctttttgtcctagacttgacactctggtaccgctcaccatgcggtagtagagagaacagtctatgactggggtggctggggactCTGACAAttattagggccttcctctgacactgtctggtgtagagttcctggatggtcctggatgatTACAACAACAGTGGACTTGTACTGTTTGTCATGTTGATCCCAGACATCCCAGCATCTCCATCTAGTTCATTATATGATGGGAAAGTTCATGTCACTGTGAAGGACAAGGTTTTCCAGCCATCCAGCCCCCTTCGACACACAGTTGAAAATCTCAGCATCCTCAGAGGAGAGAACTACAGTGAAGATGATGTCTCTCTCAACAAGTCAATCTTGATCAATCAATCTGGGCCAGACCACAGAACCATATATGCCTTTGTTTAAGCATGCCACACACTCCTGTTTGTTCAACTGGATCTTGACATGCTTATCGCCTGTAGAACAGCACCAGTTGACAGCTGTGTCAACCCTGCCGAGAGAGTTAATTCCCTTCTAAACGTGGGGCTTCAGGGAACAGCCCTGGCTACCCTAACCCTAGGGAGAAGATGGAAGAATCAAATAAGAAGCGTGTGAAGAAGTGAGGCACAATGACACAACCACGTGAAACAGCCACCAAACAACCAGAGGCTTTTGAAAAGCGTGTGCATCCTGTTGCAGCTCTTGTGATTGGCCGGTTTGAGCGCCTGGAAAGGAACATACGTAGGAGTACATCAGCCCGCAACACAGGAAGAAATTGCCAATATTACATAACAATTAAACATCATTGATACAGAAGTTGACATGATACATGAGCTCAGCATAAAAGTCCTTAACCAGGAAAGTACAAGCAATTCCAGGACATACATTTCAAGATGTCACAATACATGGTACAGCTCAAGAAATGCGAGGGAGAAAATCCATGCTGGTACTACTTAATCAATTCTTGCCAGAAGAACAATTTAAGAAATGAAGGTTTGTGCCTGTTCCAATATTGACAGCAGACAGACGTGAGCATCAGACATTTGATGACCTGTACAGCCTGGAAACCACTGACAAGGATAGTCCTTCTCTGACACCAAATATAGAACGTGTAAAGAGGTGTGCTGCCATGGTCAGTGCAAAGGGGAGAGCGACCATCAACTGTGTTGAATGTGAGAAATCAAGGTGCTTGTATGCCAAAAGCAAGCTGCCTAAAGAAGAACAGAAAATAGTCCAACGCATTCGGGATGAGAACAATTTTAACATGTGGTTCAGATCTTTTCCAAGAAGACAATCCATATTGGCTAACCTGTGGAATGCAAATGGTGACGCAGTATTACTCAGCAATCACAGTGTCATTCCCAGATGTGTGTTTCCATTGTGGATGTCCAGATGTTCTTGAGAGGGAAGAGGTAGTGAGGCTCAAACAGCAATATTAACATGTCCGGCCAATGTGCCCAGTGTGTAAGCAAGAAGGAAAGCAGTTCATGACGAGAACTACAAGAAATCTTAAAAAGAAATGGAACACCCTAGAGACCAGAATAATCAACAAATAAAGGACAAACCAGACCGTGCTGTTGAACAGTAAAAAGCAGCAGGTGATTGTGCTATTGCCTCTGACCACAGAACATTGGCCGTCGTTTTCATTTCCAGACGATTCTACGAGTTGAATCGCCATTGTTTGTATTGATTGTATTGTTTGTTTTCACCCTGTAGGCGATCTACTGGATCCGGCCAACTTTTGTTATGTTATGGTGTCTTGTGAAgctgttctttatttttaattgtttttttaatTCTGTGTTTCATTTCTCATGGTTATAACGACATTGAAACATCTGCATTCTTTTCAAGAAAAATGTTGTAGGTTTTCACATGGAATAATATAACTCTTGAAGCTCACATTAGGCCTAGAGCCTGCGGAAAAAATAGTGGCATAAATTAACCAGAACCACACAAACCATATGTACAgccatatataatatatatatataagaattcATGATTCAGTAATTATATGCAGAGCCACTACCCCATGATAGGCTACAGTGGTaaatcccccccctcctcctccatggtAGGCTACCGTggtaaccccccctcccccattcactgaccttcatgtcttaaagtaatgatggactgtcgtttctctttgcttatttgaactgttcttgttTTGAGCACGCTCCCTCCAAACTTAAgacatctgttgcattgtgttgtgtgacaaaacgacTCATTTTAGAATTaattttaatttacatttttttggaactattggatataaataagagcaatgtcaactccccaacattacgaccaggaatacgacttcccgaagcggatcctctgtttggtccaccacccaggacaatggatcggatcccagccggagAACCAAAACAACGGCgctgcagaaggggcagacggatttgtcttctggtcaggctccgtagacgggcacatcgcccaCGGGGTGACTGAGTATACTACTAGCCAATGtctagtctcttgacaacaaggtagacaaaatccgagtaagggttgccttccagagagacatcagagaatgtaacgttctttgtttcacggaaacatggctcattcGGGTTACGtcatcagagtcggtacagccacccggcttcttcacgcatcgcgccgacagaaacaaacatctctctggtaagaagaggggcgggggtgtatgccttatgattaacgagacgtggtgtgatcataagatcat encodes:
- the LOC135524716 gene encoding chemokine XC receptor 1-like: MTGTTDFSHAMGDIETNGADYEYDEGYTDEVCNKNGVVKFGSIATPAFFSVVTILSLAGNILVLAILAKYENLKSLTNIFILNLALSDLVFTFGLPFWAAYHIWGWTFSLILCKTVTFVFYAGFYSSVLFLTIMTIHRYLAVVHPLSDHGSQRGCYGVTVSLIIWVVSFVAAVPALIFSSVQKNPHEEDNHFYCEYWDPLWKRVGSYQQNIFFLAAFAVIGFCYMRILRTIFKSRSHMRNRTVKLIFSIVAVFFIGWAPYNVVIFLRLLTDYSVAPFNTCEVSTWLDYGFYVCRLIAFSHCCLNPVFYAFVGIKFRNHLKVILLKLCHHQSTMDTQQIRLPNIYSMGSMY